Proteins from one Thermococcus sp. M36 genomic window:
- a CDS encoding sugar phosphate isomerase/epimerase produces MLGLSMTAYGEGSLKGFERWVERAKRLGFDFIEVVSEWPHYLTGETVNSFREVADSYGMKITVHAPFSDINIASFNDRIRRASLEIIRETVRLAAELDAVSVTVHPGHCSPVSIRNRERYLDIHRRSLRRVAEWGVEYGVAVGVENMPRFPILDAQTAGRLLELVDGLEVGVTFDLGHLNTAGGGFDGFLRMFRDRIVHVHLHDNSGAADEHLALGEGTVPWGEVLPKLSGVAMALEVRSVESARKSLEFLKNLHW; encoded by the coding sequence ATGCTCGGCCTATCCATGACGGCGTACGGTGAGGGGAGCCTTAAGGGCTTTGAGCGGTGGGTGGAGCGGGCCAAGAGGCTCGGGTTCGATTTCATAGAAGTGGTGAGCGAGTGGCCCCACTACCTGACGGGGGAGACCGTGAACTCGTTCAGGGAGGTGGCGGACTCGTACGGGATGAAGATCACCGTCCATGCGCCCTTCAGCGACATCAACATCGCGTCCTTCAATGACAGGATAAGGAGGGCGTCTCTGGAAATAATACGTGAGACCGTCCGGCTCGCCGCAGAGCTCGATGCGGTGTCTGTTACAGTCCATCCCGGCCACTGCTCCCCGGTCAGTATCAGGAACAGGGAGAGGTACCTCGACATTCACAGGCGGTCCCTCCGGAGGGTAGCTGAATGGGGCGTGGAGTACGGTGTCGCCGTGGGCGTGGAGAACATGCCCCGCTTTCCGATACTGGACGCCCAGACCGCCGGAAGACTGCTTGAGCTGGTGGACGGGCTGGAGGTGGGCGTGACCTTTGACCTCGGCCACCTGAACACCGCGGGGGGCGGTTTTGATGGCTTTCTCCGGATGTTTCGGGACAGGATAGTGCACGTGCATCTCCACGACAACTCCGGAGCGGCTGACGAGCACCTGGCCCTCGGGGAGGGCACAGTGCCGTGGGGAGAGGTTCTTCCCAAGCTGTCCGGTGTGGCTATGGCCCTGGAGGTCAGGTCGGTGGAATCTGCCAGGAAAAGCCTCGAATTTTTGAAAAACTTACACTGGTGA
- a CDS encoding magnesium transporter: MAWRVMAVTVQEFMGRVKHAYRVSLPSLVISLVIGFFGGTFLGKYLDKISREYPGLLIILPGMMGLRGNVFGSMASRFSTMLYLGDLEPSLREKKVLKNIVIAMMLSLIPVTVLWAVGVIQGIRYHALDILLIVVSSTILVSIILGYFTGFVTIFAFRRDVDPDSMAAPLVASVGDLLTIPSLISFILLIEASRRAFWLGNAALIAVFLLLIMVSRVRKAEVLEFRELFTTVTALALLSLVSGFTLQRFSGLISASVLLGFAYPSILSSFGNYGSIIAAKTSTALHLGEVEGYLSKEPFMEMASLLLTAPIVGVLINVFGAVIAYLVAGVRIGPFYPLVISYPLMVLFIMLYSYTISYFLFQRDIDPDSVAIPLISNNSDIFGTIYVVIIAKMMVG; the protein is encoded by the coding sequence ATGGCATGGAGAGTGATGGCAGTGACGGTTCAGGAATTCATGGGGCGGGTGAAGCACGCCTACAGGGTTTCGCTGCCGTCGCTGGTCATTTCACTGGTCATAGGGTTCTTCGGCGGCACGTTTCTGGGTAAGTACCTGGACAAGATCAGCCGGGAGTATCCAGGGCTCCTGATAATCCTTCCGGGTATGATGGGCCTGCGCGGAAACGTCTTCGGCTCGATGGCGTCCCGCTTCTCCACGATGCTGTACCTCGGTGACCTTGAGCCGTCCCTGAGAGAGAAAAAGGTTCTGAAGAACATAGTTATCGCGATGATGCTCTCCCTGATTCCCGTGACCGTCCTGTGGGCCGTTGGCGTGATACAGGGGATAAGGTACCACGCCCTTGACATCCTCCTCATAGTCGTCAGTTCGACCATCCTGGTGTCAATCATCCTCGGCTACTTCACAGGCTTTGTGACGATATTCGCGTTCAGGAGGGACGTTGACCCGGACAGCATGGCCGCGCCCCTTGTGGCCTCTGTTGGAGACCTGCTGACTATACCTTCCCTCATATCCTTCATCCTCCTGATAGAGGCCTCGAGGAGGGCGTTCTGGCTTGGAAATGCGGCCCTGATTGCGGTGTTTCTCCTTCTGATCATGGTCTCCAGGGTGAGAAAGGCGGAGGTTCTGGAGTTCCGGGAGCTCTTCACGACTGTGACTGCCCTGGCCCTTCTTTCCCTGGTCTCTGGCTTCACCCTCCAGCGCTTCAGCGGACTTATAAGCGCCTCTGTACTCCTCGGGTTTGCGTACCCCTCTATCCTGAGCTCCTTCGGGAACTACGGCTCAATAATAGCGGCGAAGACTTCAACAGCGCTCCACCTCGGTGAGGTGGAGGGCTACCTCTCGAAGGAGCCGTTCATGGAGATGGCATCTCTCCTCCTGACTGCGCCCATCGTGGGCGTCCTGATAAACGTTTTCGGCGCTGTTATAGCGTACCTGGTAGCGGGCGTCCGAATCGGCCCCTTTTATCCGCTCGTTATTAGCTACCCCCTCATGGTGCTCTTTATAATGCTGTACTCCTACACGATCTCTTACTTCCTCTTCCAGAGGGACATAGACCCCGACAGCGTGGCCATCCCTCTCATCTCGAACAACAGCGATATATTCGGGACGATTTACGTCGTCATAATAGCGAAGATGATGGTGGGTTGA